The region CCAGGGTATCCAGATACAGCTCCCCGGGCTGCCCTTCGGGTTCGGTCGTTGCTGGCTGGCCAAGGACCCGCAGGTGATCGCGGAAAGGCTCATCCAGTGCCATGGCAAATTCTCCAGGGTAGGAGACGAGCAGCCCGACAGGCTGATTGCCGGTTTCCGCAATCAGGGTATGGGTAAAGCTCAGACGGTGTCCCCTCAGCGGAAAGAACTCGGCCAGGACATGGGCAGCGTCGTCATCTGTGGTGGTGCCTGTCAGGGCCCGCCCGATCCCTCCGATGGTGGACTGGATCAGTGGTGCGGCAAACCCGGCGTCAAAAAGCTGGGCGGGGCGAATACGGACTGTCATGTCAGGACCGATTCTGGCACTCCCGGCGCAGCAGCGCCATCTTCACGCT is a window of Deinococcus deserti VCD115 DNA encoding:
- a CDS encoding GNAT family N-acetyltransferase — translated: MTVRIRPAQLFDAGFAAPLIQSTIGGIGRALTGTTTDDDAAHVLAEFFPLRGHRLSFTHTLIAETGNQPVGLLVSYPGEFAMALDEPFRDHLRVLGQPATTEPEGQPGELYLDTLAVSPDWRGRGVGGALLEAAVIRAQTLGLTRLGLLSEAHNPATRLYTRHGFIAAGERTVSGIRFIHLIHELPAAGAASPSVEAGR